A region of the Ignavibacteriota bacterium genome:
TCCTTCCTTTTTTGCCGATGAACAAAACGGGAGAACAGAAGAGCGAACGGTGAACGGAAAACATTTGAAAGTTTGGTTTTTCGATTATCAACAGCATGCTATTTGGGGGGCGACCGCGGGAATAATCAAACATTTTCTCAACATTATTCAAGATAAGCCATGAACACAACTCGAAGGACATTCGTAAAGAAGGTTGTCGGTGGAATTTCCGGCAGTCTTCTCCTCTCCAATCTTTTTGATTCATCACAGGCGTTTTCCTTTCCTGAAATTGGTCAGGACATCGAACCGGAGAATGAACAGTTTTGGAAACTTGTGCGGGAACAATTTCCTCTTACTCACGAACGAATCTATTTCAATAACGGGACGATTGGACCATCACCGTATATCGTTCGTGAAGCAGTGAAAGCGGCAATTGATGATTTGGACAGGCGGGGCGAGTACGGCGGATGGGAAGTTGCGCGCACAAAACTCGCTGAGTTTGTTCGCGTAAAGGAATCGGAAATTTCTCTCACGCACAACACAACCGAAGGAATCAACGTTGTTGTGTGGGGACTTCCTCTCAAACGGGGCGACGAGGTGATTCTTACAACGCACGAACATGTCGGCAACGCATTGCCGTGGCTTAACCGTTCGAAGGTTGACGGCATCGTCATCAAAACATTTCAACCCGCACAAACTGTTTCGGAAAATCTTAACCGCATCAACGATTTGCTCACGAAGAAAACCCGCGTCATCGCGATTCCACACATTACCTGCACCACCGGACAAGTTTTTCCGGCAAAAGAAATTTCTCAACTCGGACACGACAAAGGATTGTTCGTCTGTTTCGATGGAGCGCACGGGCCGGGGATGACGAATCTGAACCTTGCGGAAATTGGTTGCGACACATATTCGGCGTGCAGTCATAAATGGCTTTGCGGACCGAAAGGAACCGGATTTTTGTATGTGAGAGAAGGATTGCTCGAAACTCTTCAACCGAAATTCGTCGGCGGTTACACCGACCTCGGATGGGATTTGACGACGAACCCGATTGAGTTCAAAGGATTTGTTCCAACCGCGCATCGGTACGATTACGGAACACAGAATGCTGCGCTGTACATCGGTGTTGCTTCTGCTGTGGATTTCTTTTCCAAGATTGGAGTAGAGAATATTGTCCGACGCGGAAACTCCCTCGCTTCAACTCTTCAACAAAAACTTCTTGAACTTGGGGACAAGATTGAAATGCTTACACCAACAGAAGAACAATCACGCGGTTCGATGATTGGTTTTTGTTTGAAAAATATCCCGTACGACAAATTCGGAGAACACGCATCGAAGAAAGGATTTCGTATTCGCCTTGTTCCGGAAAGTCATTTGAATTCGATTCGCGTGTCAACACATCTTTATAATAATTTCGATGAAGTGGAGAGGTTTGTGGAAGCGGTGAAGGAAGTCGCTTAACTTCGATATGAGATTTGGGATATATGCCCGCGAATCAAACTACGGTGCAAGCCGTTGTATTTTCCACTCTCCACTCTCTTGCAAAACACATTCAACTCTGTCATGCAAACGCCCTTCACGTCCCTGCCAAAACTCCATTCGATTTGGTTTGACGAGATAGCCGCCCCAATGTTCAGGACGAGAAACTGCTGCTCCTTCAAATTTCTTTTCCGCTTCTGAGTACAATCGTTCTAATTCTTCCCTGCTTGAAACGACTTCGCTTTGCGCGGAGATGAATGCACTCAATTGACTGTTTCTTGGTCGCGTCTGAAAATACGCGTCTGAATGTTCAGCAGAAACTTTTTCCACCGTTCCTTCGATTCTC
Encoded here:
- the pdxH gene encoding pyridoxamine 5'-phosphate oxidase, with the translated sequence MNHSLDTTTIHPNPIQQFKNWFEEAQTSGIAMPEAMSLATVSIDGKPSSRMVLLKEVNEHGFMFFTNYNSRKGKELEQNPNVALLFYWQPLERQVRIEGTVEKVSAEHSDAYFQTRPRNSQLSAFISAQSEVVSSREELERLYSEAEKKFEGAAVSRPEHWGGYLVKPNRMEFWQGREGRLHDRVECVLQESGEWKIQRLAP
- a CDS encoding aminotransferase class V-fold PLP-dependent enzyme — translated: MNTTRRTFVKKVVGGISGSLLLSNLFDSSQAFSFPEIGQDIEPENEQFWKLVREQFPLTHERIYFNNGTIGPSPYIVREAVKAAIDDLDRRGEYGGWEVARTKLAEFVRVKESEISLTHNTTEGINVVVWGLPLKRGDEVILTTHEHVGNALPWLNRSKVDGIVIKTFQPAQTVSENLNRINDLLTKKTRVIAIPHITCTTGQVFPAKEISQLGHDKGLFVCFDGAHGPGMTNLNLAEIGCDTYSACSHKWLCGPKGTGFLYVREGLLETLQPKFVGGYTDLGWDLTTNPIEFKGFVPTAHRYDYGTQNAALYIGVASAVDFFSKIGVENIVRRGNSLASTLQQKLLELGDKIEMLTPTEEQSRGSMIGFCLKNIPYDKFGEHASKKGFRIRLVPESHLNSIRVSTHLYNNFDEVERFVEAVKEVA